The Rickettsiella endosymbiont of Dermanyssus gallinae genomic interval AAATCGGAAGACACAAGCTAAAAGAAAGGAATGTGTGGTTGCAAAACCTGCAATCCCTATCACACACAGCAATAAAGCTGAAAGAATAATTAATCGTGTAGAAAATCGATCTAATAACGCGCCGGCAATAGGTAAAAAAAGCAAATTAGCATAAAAATAATAGGCTGATAATTTTCCCAATTCCGTTGCATGCAGTGAAAAAGCGCGCATCAAATCAGCACTGATGGCGTTGAACATATTCATCTGAATAAATTCATAAAAAAAGAAAAGCGCCGCAGAAAAACAGACAATCCAAGGCAGCAATTTTTTATTCGTTATAGAAGCACCATTCTGAGTTTTCATAGGTTTTCTCTAGAGTAAGGTTGACAATGTGTTTCACGTAAAAGACAAGCGGCAATAATACTCACTACAAAAGCAATCGGCATAATAGCCAAGCCATTAAGATAATTGCTAGGCGAATACATTGCTACGCCATGATTTAACGTCTGATCCCAATGCAAATCCATTAGCCAACCAAATAAGGGTTGAAATACGGCACCCCCTCCCATAATTAGAACCGACGCTAAACCTGTGGAAGTCCCCGTTAAATGCCTAGGATTACTTTCAGCAATCAATGGGTAACTAATAATCTGTGTACTAGTAAAAATACCGAGCAATAAAAACAAAACCAGTAAAGTATAAAAATTTAAATTTGGTAAAAACATAATACAAAGTAATACCAACAAAGAAAGCAGCGCGCCGACTATCATCGGTAGCCGTCGTTTACCGATAAAGTCCGAAAACCACCCTATAAAAGGTGAGCCTATAATAGTCCCCACAAAAATCATGGTGGCAACGAGTGAGGCCTGCGTTTTTAAAAGATGGTGAACTTGGGTTAAATACATCACACCCCAAAGCTCTCCCAGTAAAATAATCGGCAGATTTAACAGACAGGTATAGAGTCCCCCTAATCCATTCTGTTTATTGAGGAGTACCGTCAAAAGACTCTTCTTTATAGAAGATGGGGCAACGTTTTTCTCGCTCATGACCTCAGGTGTCTGATGTTTAGGATAGTCACGAACAAATAGATAAACAATTAATGTAATGACCGCCCCTACACCCGCATTAACCAGGACAGCATCACGCCAACCTAGCCATTGTACTAAAAGAGCAAAAGGGGTTTGTGCCACCACGCCTCCCAACATCGCAATAGTAATGATAACGCCGATCACAAACGCCAAACGGTGGGACGAAAACCAACGTGTGGCCAGCTTAATGCAGCTTAAAAAACAAAAAGCATTACCAATGCCTGAAATAAAATGGCTAAATGCGGCTAATTGAAAAGAATGGCTGCAGGCAAATAGAATTGTGGCAAAAACCACCATGACCATCGCACTTAATATAATGGTCCGTATGGATATACGGTCGACTAAAATACCGGCAAATAGCAGAAAAATAACATCCGCATAAAAATAAGTAGCCGACAAAAAGCCTAGTTGACCCGCATTAATGGAGAAGTCCTGCATAAGCTCCTGGCTAATGGAGTTAAACATACCCATTTGGATAAATTCGTAAAAGAAAAAGAGCGCGGCAGAAAGACAAACCAGCCAAGGCTGATATTTAGAAAAAGCAGTAGGAAAACCTTGTTTTGGACTGGGCATAACAGTCATTAATCCTCAAATAGGTGTTTTTTATAGGCTATTTGGGGGGGGTAGTCTATAGGAAGAAAAGCCTAATGTCTAAACCAAAATTTCGATTTAATAGTCCGCTTATAGCAAACACTACCCCGCCGCGGGTTTAAATAGGGTTAACTGGATAGTGTAACCTCAAGCTTCGCCGTTTCACCTAATTTAAAGTGTTTTCTACAGACGGCGATATAACGTTCATTACCCCCAATCTCCAGTTGTTCTCCCTGGGTCACTTTACGATGTTCGGCATCCATACGCATATTCATAATCGCTTTAGCGCCGCAGTGGCAAACTGTTTTTATTTCACCCATTTTATCGGCCAAGATCAGTAAATATAAACTTCCTTCAAAAGGTTCACCGCAAAAATCACTGCGTAATCCATACGTTAAAACAGGTATATTCAATTTATCCACGATATCACTTAACTGGAATACCTGCGCCTTTGTTAAAAATTGTGCTTCATCGACAAAAACACATTTTAAATTCTTAGTTTTTTTTAACGTTTCTTCTGTAAACTCATATAAATTATCGTTTTTAGCAAACGAATGACTGGCGGCCTCTAAACCTATACGTGAAAAAATAGTGCCTGCTTTATATCGCGTGTCAACACTGGGAGAAAATAATAAGGTTTCCATACCACGTTCTTGGTAGTTGTAACTTGCTTGCAATAAAATGGTACTCTTGCCCGCATTCATAGCCGAATAATAGAAATAAAGTTTAGCCATCGTTAGCGCTTATAGTTGAAAATATTGAATATTCTAGGTTGCGTTATAATAATCATAACTTTGTAAAAATAGGAAGTACAGCTATGGCATTAACGCCTTCTAACATGCTAGCGCTTGGAACAAAAGCGCCTGATTTTGAACTATTGGATACAAAAAGCGGCAAAGTCTGTCGTTTAACAGAACTCAAATCAGAAAAAGCAACTGTGATTATGTTTATTTGCAATCATTGCCCTTATGTTAAACACATACAAACGGAGCTGATTCAATTAGCAAAGGATTATCAAACAAAAGGAATTTCTTTTATTGCGATTAGCTCCAATGATGCAGAAAGTTATCCGGAAGATGCTCCCAAAGAAATGGCTAAATTAGCAAAACAGTTAGGCTATCCTTTTCCTTATCTCTATGATGAGATACAAAGCACTGCAAAAAGTTATCAAGCGGCTTGCACACCCGATTTTTTTGTTTTTGACAACGCGTTACGCTGTGTTTATCGTGGTCAGCTAGACGATTCCACGCCAGGCAATAAAATTCCAGTCACGGGTAAAACTCTACGTTCGGCTTTAGATAATATTTTAATAGACGCACCAGTGGCCACCGAGCAAAAGCCTAGCATCGGCTGTAATATTAAATGGAAGAACTAAAAGGTATTCTGTGTAACGCTAAATTTACAAGTGAGTCGCTATGCTCCCGAAGAATTTCGGCCATCGTGTCCCCGAAATTCGTTCGCATGACGCGACTGAAATTAGGCCGCGATACGTCCTGCGTCCGGCACGCACTCACTCCTTCGGAGTTCATGCCCGTGCCTCCCACAAATGACTTTACGGCGTGATGCGTTTCCTGCTTCGCCCGTCAACGCACGCCTATCGCGGGCTCTTCGACTTCGCATTGCTTTCACAATGCTTTCCTGTCTCATCGACGGAAGATTGGCATGAAGACCCTGGCTCTTTATTGCTAACATTATTTCTAGTATTAAAAAAAGCTGTCTTATTATCCGAATTCATTTCCGGCACTACGCGTGAATCCGCTTTACCTACAAATAGAAAACTCAGCTTATTACTAAGCGCTTCATACGTTGTTGTTTCTATACAGTCCTTTGTCTTTAATAAAATTATTTGCTCTGCCCAGTTTATTGCAAAATCTTCTTTATTCCACCATGGCCAACGAATAATGCCATAAAGCAATAAAGAAAAAAAACTCGCCTTGAGGAAAAAATCTTTTTCACTGGCAAAATCTATTTGACCCTTTAATCTATTCTTAAGCTTATCTAGATTTACATAAAAACAACCTTGTCTGAAAAAAGCTTGCACCCACTCTATTAATGAAAATCTTTTATCTTTAAACCAACTATTTACTTGTATTGTCTTTTCAACTTCTAATTTATTTTTATTTATTTCATCGTTGTAAGCATTGTCTATATTGTTTTTTATAACTTCCGATTGAGTTTCTCGATTAGCGCGTTCCTCAGCATTTTGACAAGCTATTTCCGTCTCGTTATTGATCATAATGCTACTTGATCTATCCGAATTATTATTTTTTAAGAAAGGATTATTAATCGTTACTTTAGGAATAGACACTGGCAATTTTAAATCACTCACTGTATCTTTCATTAAATCTATTGCTCCATCCGTTATATCCTGCACTTTATTAGAGGCATCCTCAATAAAAATCTGCGCTTTATTAGATGCATCATCAAGCGCTACCTGAGATTTTTCAATTATTTTTCCCGCTAATTTTTCCGCGCCTTTTAAAACGGCACCTCCCCTCTCTTTAAGTTTATCTAGCGCTCCCATAGGGTTAATTGGTACCCGAGGGGCTTCAGGTAACGCTAACTTATCATAATTCTGTAATGCAACATTTAATACCTCTCTGATGGCCTCGGAGCTACGATTAATCCCATCCATAGAAAAATAAACACCTATTTCGCCAGGCAAGTCATGTATTTGGTTAAAGCCAAATTGTCGACTCTTCAACGCTTCCTCTGGAAAATCTTTTGCTGTTTTATCCTGATAATCCTGCTTAAATTTTGATAATTGTCTACCAAAAGCTGGCTTTGGTGGTACTTTTACAAGGCGCTTACGGAAATTAAGGCGATTAAGGAAATTTGTTTGGGGAGGAAGCGTTATTTCTTGTTCACACTTTCTATTTAATGCCCGATAAATCAAGACCATTGCTAAATCAAGATTTATTTCTGGCTCTAGACCAAGGTAAGGATTACTAAGAAACTCTTTACTAAGCTTCGAAATAAAACAATTAACAAAACTTAATACCGCTGGATGATCACTAAATTCACTCTTAGCAATCCCTTTAAGTTTAGCCAATAAATTTCTGTAAACAATCGAACGATCAATTGAAAAAATAACGGCAAAATATTTGACGCGAATATTATCTAGATTCTTAGGGAAAAAGTATTTTGATTTTTCTATCTTATCTATTTTATCTAAAAAACCATTTAAATTTATAGTACTTTTATCGGTTAACGAGATAATATCTGTAAAAAAAACTCTATATTCTTCGCTAAAATCTACATATTCCTTTTTAGATAATAAAAGTATTAATAATTCTAGAATACTTTTTTTAATTGAATCTAGAGTTGGATATCTATAAGATTTATGAAAGGCACTGCTTAGAAGCTTTTCTAATATCTCTCTCGCTTCTGTATATATCTTATCTTTAATCTTATCTATATCGCTAGGTGGATTATCTACAACACAAACGCTAATTAATTTATAACGAAAAGTATTAAACAGCACATTATCTGTCGCTAAATCACGAGACCATCGAGAAGGGAAATCCTTTTCTACTTTTCTACATTGTTCAGCATATTTTAAGCACCCCTTGAAAAAAACTTCCTTTATCTCTATACAAGATTCATCCTCTTCAAAATAAGCTTCTGTCTTATTTATTTCTTTATTAAGGAAACCTTTAAAAGGCTCGCTTAAACCGTCCCTTATTTCTATGATTCTGGCTTTTATTTCGGCAAGTTCGCTAGCCATCTGACTTCTCTTTTTATAATAAAGTTATAAGCTATTTTAAATAGTACAATCTTAAATATAAAATAAAAAGTTATTTGCAACGAGAAAAAGATAATGGCATTACATACAGCGTGCGGGTCGCGGCAATCCTGCCAGTTTGCTCGCTTGCTTTAATACACCTTTAGGGAAAAGATTATTAAGATAGAGGCTATTTGCTTTTTCAGATCCAATTTGCACGGCTAACTGGTTGACTAAGATTCGTATGGGGGGTGTTTTGTGGTATTGCTGATAGAAATTACGTAAAAGATAAATGACATGCCAATGGTCTTTGACAAGCGTTAATGCTTCTTCTTCTGCAAGAATCGTCGCTATATTTTCATGCCAATCTGAGGAATGAATGAGATAACCATATTCGTCGGTCAAAACTTCTTCGCCATTGATTAATAAACCCATCTTTATCCCCTATCTAGGATAATGTCATGGTTTTATTTTAGTTGGGTCTAGCTTAAAAGTATAATTACTCTTCGCACTTGAATTTTTGGCCGCGTTCCCGCTCAACTCGCCATCCTCATGTATCATCTATACACTCCGGTGGCTTCGTTTTCGCGGCTCCTTGCCAAAAACCCCATTGCTGCGAGTATAGCTTTAACCACATTTCATTAACCTACTGATTGAAAGTGGGTTAATTTTAGGCGCTTTTAATAAAAAATTTACTCTCTATTGCCGCTAAAAGCGCCTAGTAAATTTAATAAACTTAAGAAAATATTATACAGTGATACGTATAATGTCACTGTGGCCATAATGTAATTAGTCTCGCCGCCATGAATAATCTGGCTAGTTTGCAATAAAATAACCCCGGACGATAAAAGAACAAATACGGCTGATACGGTCAACATTAGTGCGGGTATGTGGAAAAACAAGGTAGCAATGCTGGCAAGAAAAGCAACGATCATCCCTACCATCAAAAATCCG includes:
- a CDS encoding MFS transporter, which gives rise to MPSPKQGFPTAFSKYQPWLVCLSAALFFFYEFIQMGMFNSISQELMQDFSINAGQLGFLSATYFYADVIFLLFAGILVDRISIRTIILSAMVMVVFATILFACSHSFQLAAFSHFISGIGNAFCFLSCIKLATRWFSSHRLAFVIGVIITIAMLGGVVAQTPFALLVQWLGWRDAVLVNAGVGAVITLIVYLFVRDYPKHQTPEVMSEKNVAPSSIKKSLLTVLLNKQNGLGGLYTCLLNLPIILLGELWGVMYLTQVHHLLKTQASLVATMIFVGTIIGSPFIGWFSDFIGKRRLPMIVGALLSLLVLLCIMFLPNLNFYTLLVLFLLLGIFTSTQIISYPLIAESNPRHLTGTSTGLASVLIMGGGAVFQPLFGWLMDLHWDQTLNHGVAMYSPSNYLNGLAIMPIAFVVSIIAACLLRETHCQPYSRENL
- a CDS encoding thymidine kinase; amino-acid sequence: MAKLYFYYSAMNAGKSTILLQASYNYQERGMETLLFSPSVDTRYKAGTIFSRIGLEAASHSFAKNDNLYEFTEETLKKTKNLKCVFVDEAQFLTKAQVFQLSDIVDKLNIPVLTYGLRSDFCGEPFEGSLYLLILADKMGEIKTVCHCGAKAIMNMRMDAEHRKVTQGEQLEIGGNERYIAVCRKHFKLGETAKLEVTLSS
- a CDS encoding thioredoxin family protein; its protein translation is MALTPSNMLALGTKAPDFELLDTKSGKVCRLTELKSEKATVIMFICNHCPYVKHIQTELIQLAKDYQTKGISFIAISSNDAESYPEDAPKEMAKLAKQLGYPFPYLYDEIQSTAKSYQAACTPDFFVFDNALRCVYRGQLDDSTPGNKIPVTGKTLRSALDNILIDAPVATEQKPSIGCNIKWKN
- a CDS encoding TusE/DsrC/DsvC family sulfur relay protein; this encodes MGLLINGEEVLTDEYGYLIHSSDWHENIATILAEEEALTLVKDHWHVIYLLRNFYQQYHKTPPIRILVNQLAVQIGSEKANSLYLNNLFPKGVLKQASKLAGLPRPARCM